The Oxalobacteraceae bacterium OTU3CINTB1 genome includes a window with the following:
- a CDS encoding NAD(P)H-hydrate dehydratase, with product MNRLYSVAEIRAIEHAAAAVLPDGALMQRAGQSGANAALDMLPFSTNHARVLVLAGPGNNGGDALEAAAHLAYAGANVTVLHYPPTGEPSAERQAALQRARVSDVRFADVTDTDGSAEAAETAGGAEALVAGTDWNLVVDGLFGIGLKRPLSGAMRALVDAVNLLKCQVLALDVPSGLDADTGAIVGPDGVAVRATHTITFIADKPGLHTAEGRDYAGLVDVSRLEIDAALFPPASMHVNDVKLFARHLRPRQHNSHKGSYGNVAVIGGARGMAGAPLLAARAALHGGAGRVYALFVGEPLPCDAGQPELMCRGAEDFDLETATLVIGPGLGASSAAADLLARAIACDGALLADADALNLIAATPPLGAALGQRKHPGVLTPHPLEAARLLECSVGEVQADRVLAARKLAAALNAVVVLKGSGTVIAAPTGAVVINTTGNPALATAGTGDVLAGLCGSLMAQGWPQWEAALGAAWLHGMAADVLVADGAGPIGLTAGELIPAIRVALNRMVQHHGR from the coding sequence ATGAATAGACTCTACTCCGTGGCCGAAATCCGCGCCATCGAACACGCCGCGGCAGCGGTACTCCCCGACGGCGCGCTGATGCAGCGCGCCGGCCAGTCCGGCGCCAACGCGGCGCTCGACATGCTGCCGTTCTCCACCAACCATGCCAGGGTGCTGGTGCTTGCCGGTCCCGGCAACAACGGCGGCGACGCGCTGGAGGCGGCCGCGCACCTGGCCTACGCCGGCGCCAACGTCACCGTGCTGCACTACCCGCCCACCGGCGAACCTTCGGCCGAGCGCCAGGCCGCGCTGCAACGCGCGCGCGTGAGCGACGTGCGCTTTGCCGATGTCACCGATACCGATGGTTCCGCCGAAGCGGCGGAAACGGCCGGCGGCGCCGAGGCGCTGGTGGCCGGCACCGACTGGAACCTGGTGGTCGACGGCTTGTTCGGCATCGGCCTGAAACGGCCGCTGAGCGGCGCGATGCGGGCGCTGGTGGACGCGGTCAACCTGCTCAAGTGCCAGGTGCTGGCGCTGGACGTGCCCAGCGGCCTGGACGCCGACACCGGCGCCATCGTCGGGCCGGACGGGGTGGCCGTGCGCGCCACGCACACGATCACCTTCATCGCCGACAAGCCGGGCCTGCACACCGCCGAGGGCCGCGATTATGCCGGCCTGGTGGATGTCTCGCGGCTGGAAATCGATGCCGCCCTGTTCCCGCCGGCCAGCATGCATGTGAACGACGTCAAGCTGTTCGCGCGCCACCTGCGCCCGCGCCAGCACAATTCGCACAAAGGCAGCTACGGCAACGTGGCGGTGATCGGCGGCGCGCGCGGCATGGCCGGCGCGCCGTTGCTGGCCGCGCGCGCGGCGCTGCACGGTGGCGCCGGCCGGGTGTACGCCTTGTTTGTCGGCGAGCCGCTGCCCTGCGACGCCGGCCAGCCGGAGTTGATGTGCCGTGGCGCGGAAGATTTCGATCTGGAGACAGCCACCCTGGTGATCGGGCCCGGGCTGGGGGCGTCGTCGGCGGCGGCCGATTTGCTGGCGCGCGCCATCGCCTGCGACGGCGCCTTGCTGGCCGATGCCGACGCGCTCAATCTGATCGCGGCCACGCCGCCGTTGGGCGCGGCGCTGGGCCAGCGCAAGCACCCGGGCGTGCTGACGCCGCATCCGCTGGAGGCGGCGCGGTTGCTGGAGTGTTCCGTTGGAGAGGTGCAGGCCGACCGGGTGCTGGCGGCGCGCAAGCTGGCGGCGGCGTTGAACGCGGTGGTGGTGTTGAAAGGCTCGGGGACGGTGATCGCGGCGCCCACCGGCGCGGTGGTCATCAATACGACCGGCAATCCGGCGCTGGCGACAGCCGGAACCGGCGATGTGTTGGCCGGTTTATGCGGTAGTTTGATGGCGCAGGGCTGGCCGCAGTGGGAGGCGGCGCTGGGCGCGGCCTGGCTGCACGGCATGGCGGCCGATGTGCTGGTGGCCGACGGCGCCGGGCCGATCGGCCTCACCGCCGGCGAACTGATACCGGCAATTAGAGTGGCGTTGAACCGCATGGTGCAGCACCACGGCAGGTAA
- a CDS encoding ABC transporter ATP-binding protein, with translation MAKRVADASGELTILHEVDFTVQKAETLAIVGASGSGKSTLLGLLAGLDTPSSGKVVLDGVDIYALDEDGRAALRKEKLGFVFQSFQLLAHLTAVENVMLPLELSGATHAREKAEAMLDRVGLGSRLKHYPKYLSGGEQQRVALARAFVTEPPLLFADEPTGSLDAATGESVIKLMFELNRQHGSTLVLVTHDQSMAARCGRTITIAAGRLV, from the coding sequence CTGGCCAAGCGGGTCGCCGATGCCAGTGGTGAACTGACGATTTTGCACGAGGTGGATTTTACCGTGCAAAAAGCCGAGACGCTTGCCATTGTAGGCGCTTCCGGATCGGGCAAGTCCACTTTGCTCGGTTTGCTGGCCGGTCTGGACACCCCGAGTTCCGGCAAGGTGGTGCTCGACGGCGTGGACATCTACGCGCTCGACGAGGACGGCCGCGCCGCGCTGCGCAAGGAAAAGCTGGGCTTCGTGTTCCAGTCGTTCCAGTTGCTGGCGCATTTGACGGCGGTCGAAAATGTCATGTTGCCATTGGAATTGAGCGGCGCCACGCATGCGCGCGAAAAGGCCGAGGCGATGCTGGACCGGGTTGGCCTTGGCAGCCGCTTGAAGCACTATCCCAAGTACCTGTCCGGCGGCGAGCAGCAGCGGGTGGCGCTGGCGCGCGCGTTCGTCACCGAGCCGCCGCTGTTGTTCGCCGACGAGCCGACCGGCAGCCTGGACGCGGCCACCGGCGAATCGGTCATCAAATTGATGTTCGAATTGAACCGCCAGCATGGTTCGACCTTGGTGTTGGTCACCCACGACCAGTCGATGGCCGCGCGTTGCGGCCGCACCATCACCATCGCCGCCGGCCGCTTGGTGTAA
- a CDS encoding arylesterase — translation MLSAAASAYSAPKTVLVLGDSLSAEYGLARGAGWVALAEKKLKDENIDAVLVNASVSGETTSGGRTRLPALLAKYKPTLVVIELGANDGLRGLPVKAAEANLRAMNEAATKAGAKVMLVGMRIPPNYGRDYSEQFFAMYGTLSKEFKAPLVPFMLEGVADKTQLFQPDRLHPLAQAHPIILANIWPVLQKTIKAK, via the coding sequence ATGTTGTCGGCAGCGGCGAGCGCCTATTCTGCACCAAAAACCGTGCTTGTGCTCGGGGACAGCCTGTCGGCCGAATACGGCCTGGCGCGCGGCGCCGGCTGGGTGGCGCTGGCCGAGAAAAAGCTCAAGGACGAGAACATCGACGCCGTGCTGGTCAACGCCAGCGTCAGCGGCGAGACCACCAGTGGCGGCCGCACCCGCCTGCCGGCCCTGCTGGCCAAGTACAAACCGACGCTGGTCGTCATCGAACTGGGCGCCAACGACGGCCTGCGCGGGCTGCCGGTCAAGGCCGCCGAAGCCAACCTGCGCGCCATGAACGAGGCCGCCACCAAGGCCGGCGCCAAGGTCATGCTGGTGGGCATGCGCATACCGCCCAACTACGGACGCGACTATTCAGAGCAATTCTTTGCCATGTATGGCACGTTGAGCAAGGAATTCAAGGCGCCGCTGGTGCCCTTCATGCTCGAAGGCGTCGCCGACAAGACCCAGCTGTTCCAGCCCGACCGCCTGCACCCGCTGGCCCAGGCCCACCCGATCATCCTGGCCAATATCTGGCCGGTGCTGCAAAAAACCATCAAGGCAAAATGA
- the mnmH gene encoding tRNA 2-selenouridine(34) synthase MnmH, translating to MKYPEILGIDEVLHQLSSFDAIIDARSPSEYALDHLPGAINAPVLDDEQRIRVGTMYKQINSFEAKKVGAALVAANIANHLERLWLDKPREWRPLVYCWRGGNRSGSMAHILAKVGWPVVQLDGGYKAFRAHVNAALEVAPPLRFKVVCGTTGSGKSRLLEVLHAHGAQVLDLEQLAAHRGSVLGNLPSQPQPSQKAFETAIWDTVRRFDPALPVFVESESKKVGNLRVPTALMETMRASDCISLTLSRANRVRLLLEDYQHFLVSPASLNEQLEHLTALHGRETINRWQSMSDGGQMAPLVEELLERHYDPAYLRSIDRNFVKFGQATVLELDDIDTTAFDKAAANLSATTQ from the coding sequence ATGAAGTATCCGGAAATTCTCGGCATCGACGAGGTGCTGCATCAATTGAGCAGTTTCGACGCCATCATCGACGCGCGCAGCCCGTCCGAATACGCGCTCGACCACCTGCCCGGCGCCATCAACGCGCCGGTGCTCGACGACGAGCAACGCATCCGCGTCGGCACCATGTACAAGCAAATCAACTCCTTCGAGGCCAAGAAAGTCGGCGCGGCGCTGGTGGCGGCCAATATCGCCAACCACCTCGAGCGGCTGTGGCTCGACAAGCCGCGCGAATGGCGGCCGCTGGTCTATTGCTGGCGCGGCGGCAACCGCAGCGGCTCGATGGCGCACATCCTGGCCAAGGTCGGCTGGCCGGTGGTGCAGCTCGACGGCGGCTACAAGGCCTTCCGCGCGCACGTCAACGCCGCGCTGGAGGTGGCGCCGCCGCTGCGCTTCAAGGTCGTGTGCGGAACCACGGGCAGCGGCAAGAGCCGTTTGCTGGAGGTGTTGCACGCGCATGGCGCGCAAGTGCTGGACCTGGAACAGCTGGCCGCGCACCGGGGCTCGGTGCTGGGCAACCTGCCCAGCCAGCCGCAGCCGAGCCAGAAGGCCTTCGAGACCGCCATCTGGGATACCGTGCGCCGCTTCGACCCGGCGCTGCCGGTGTTTGTGGAATCGGAGAGCAAGAAGGTCGGCAACCTGCGCGTGCCGACGGCGCTGATGGAGACGATGCGGGCGTCGGACTGCATCTCGCTGACGTTGTCGCGCGCCAATCGCGTGCGCTTGCTGCTGGAGGATTACCAGCATTTCCTGGTCAGTCCGGCGTCGTTGAACGAGCAGCTGGAACATCTGACGGCGCTGCACGGGCGCGAGACGATCAACCGCTGGCAATCGATGTCCGATGGCGGACAAATGGCGCCGCTGGTCGAGGAATTGCTGGAGCGGCACTACGACCCGGCATATTTGCGCTCGATCGACCGCAACTTCGTCAAATTCGGCCAGGCCACAGTGCTTGAGCTTGACGATATCGACACAACCGCCTTCGACAAGGCGGCGGCGAATTTGAGCGCCACGACGCAGTAA
- a CDS encoding TonB-dependent receptor: MKQPMHTKKRLLTQAVLLALTAGATANVMAADADADVIAAAEAAAAAAPAPAAAGDNISAVIVTGTRRGGLKAVDSASPIQVLDSGSLERTGQPDLIQALAQNLPSFTAQAFGGDTANMTLSARLRGLSPNNTLVLVNGKRRHTTANLAVLAGPFQGGAATDLNFIPVAAIDHIEVLQDGAAAQYGTDAIAGVINIILKKDSSGGSLTGTAGRYFDEGGKTGDASFNIGFEPSANSYLNLTGETKYHGHSMRSDIDPRVTNAANLASMPTLTQADGYPYANKISGDAAYHLNLLSLNGGVDLGGTELYTIATYGKKEADSFQNYRVPNRIPRMYPNGFNPKQTLDETDYGFTGGAKGELAGWNWDLSSTYGKDEAKIGVKNSGNISLFNDTGASPTLFHAGTFTATQWTTSLEVNREFAVGWASPLSVAGGVEYRRDGYEIGAGDAASRYKEGSQSYPGFSLTDAGKHDRNNKSVYIDVAGSPVANLKIDVAARFEDYSDFGSARVGKFTARYDFTPAFALRGTVSNGFRAPTMAEQYYSATNVSPTQASVQLAPNSPAAALVGINGLKPEKSQNYSLGMVFHPVPKATVTVDAYSISIHDRIVGSGTLFGSGNTVNSPAVVAAIRANGNILDPTVTRTGISVFSNAANTRNKGIEAVLSYGSNFGDLGRVDWSAAANYNKVMVTKVNQAPSQLLPQRLLDQSAIASLENSSPKVRINLGGLWKKGDWTVNLRESIYGPSSGYSSLNNVTYFETKIDTLFTTDLEVSYRVTKAVTVSAGANNLFNKYPDKVNQAYVAAARAALNTAAVTQYPSFSPIGINGGYYYARVGYTF; the protein is encoded by the coding sequence ATGAAGCAACCGATGCACACGAAAAAACGCCTGTTGACCCAGGCCGTACTGCTGGCACTGACCGCCGGCGCGACCGCGAACGTCATGGCCGCCGACGCCGACGCCGACGTTATCGCTGCCGCCGAGGCTGCAGCAGCCGCAGCGCCAGCCCCCGCCGCCGCCGGCGACAACATCTCCGCCGTCATCGTCACCGGCACCCGCCGGGGCGGCCTGAAGGCCGTCGACAGCGCATCGCCGATCCAGGTGCTCGATTCCGGCTCGCTGGAACGCACCGGTCAGCCCGACCTGATCCAGGCGCTGGCGCAGAACCTGCCCTCCTTCACCGCCCAGGCCTTCGGCGGCGACACCGCCAACATGACCCTGTCGGCCCGCCTGCGCGGCCTGAGCCCGAACAACACGCTGGTGCTGGTCAACGGCAAGCGCCGCCACACCACCGCCAACCTGGCCGTGCTGGCCGGCCCGTTCCAGGGCGGCGCCGCCACCGACCTGAACTTCATCCCGGTGGCCGCTATCGACCACATCGAGGTGTTGCAGGACGGCGCCGCCGCCCAGTACGGCACCGACGCGATTGCCGGCGTGATCAACATCATCCTCAAAAAGGACAGCTCGGGCGGCTCGCTGACGGGCACCGCCGGCCGCTACTTCGACGAGGGCGGCAAGACCGGCGACGCCAGCTTCAACATCGGCTTCGAGCCGAGCGCCAACAGCTACCTGAACCTGACCGGCGAAACCAAGTACCACGGCCACAGCATGCGCTCGGACATCGATCCGCGCGTGACCAACGCGGCCAACCTGGCGTCGATGCCGACCTTGACCCAGGCCGACGGCTACCCGTACGCCAACAAGATTTCCGGCGACGCCGCCTACCATCTCAACCTGCTGTCGCTGAACGGCGGCGTCGACCTGGGCGGCACCGAGCTCTACACCATCGCCACCTACGGCAAGAAGGAAGCCGACTCGTTCCAGAACTACCGCGTGCCGAACCGCATTCCGCGCATGTACCCGAACGGCTTCAATCCCAAACAGACCCTGGACGAGACCGACTACGGCTTCACCGGCGGCGCCAAGGGCGAGCTGGCCGGCTGGAACTGGGACCTGAGCAGCACCTACGGCAAGGACGAGGCCAAGATCGGCGTCAAAAACTCCGGCAACATCTCGCTGTTCAACGACACCGGCGCCTCGCCGACCTTGTTCCATGCGGGCACGTTCACCGCCACCCAGTGGACCACCTCGCTGGAGGTCAACCGCGAATTCGCCGTGGGCTGGGCCTCGCCGCTGTCGGTGGCCGGCGGCGTCGAGTACCGCCGCGATGGCTACGAGATCGGCGCCGGCGACGCCGCCTCGCGCTATAAGGAAGGCTCGCAATCGTATCCGGGCTTCTCGCTGACCGACGCGGGCAAGCATGACCGCAACAACAAATCGGTCTACATCGACGTTGCCGGTTCGCCGGTCGCCAACCTGAAGATCGACGTCGCCGCCCGCTTCGAGGACTACAGCGACTTCGGCAGCGCGCGCGTGGGCAAGTTCACGGCCCGCTACGACTTCACGCCGGCGTTCGCGCTGCGCGGCACGGTCAGCAACGGCTTCCGCGCGCCGACCATGGCCGAGCAGTACTACTCGGCCACCAACGTCTCGCCGACGCAGGCCTCGGTGCAGCTCGCGCCGAACTCGCCGGCCGCCGCGCTGGTGGGCATCAATGGCTTAAAACCAGAAAAGTCGCAGAACTACAGCTTGGGCATGGTGTTCCATCCGGTGCCCAAAGCCACCGTGACGGTGGACGCCTACAGCATCAGCATCCACGACCGCATCGTCGGCAGCGGCACCTTGTTCGGCTCGGGCAACACGGTTAATTCGCCGGCCGTGGTGGCCGCCATCCGCGCCAACGGCAACATCCTCGACCCGACCGTCACGCGCACCGGCATCAGCGTGTTCTCGAACGCGGCCAACACCCGCAACAAGGGCATCGAGGCGGTGCTGTCGTACGGCAGCAATTTCGGCGACCTGGGCCGGGTGGACTGGTCGGCGGCGGCCAACTACAACAAGGTCATGGTGACCAAGGTCAACCAGGCGCCGTCGCAGTTGCTGCCGCAGCGCTTGCTCGACCAGTCGGCCATCGCCTCGCTGGAGAACTCGTCGCCGAAGGTGCGCATCAACCTGGGCGGGCTGTGGAAGAAGGGAGACTGGACCGTCAACCTGCGGGAATCGATTTACGGGCCGTCGTCGGGCTATAGCTCGCTCAACAACGTCACCTACTTCGAGACCAAGATCGACACCTTGTTCACGACGGACCTTGAGGTATCGTACCGGGTGACGAAAGCGGTGACGGTGTCGGCCGGCGCCAACAACCTGTTCAACAAGTATCCGGACAAGGTCAACCAGGCGTATGTGGCGGCGGCGCGCGCGGCGCTGAACACGGCGGCGGTGACGCAGTATCCATCGTTCTCGCCGATCGGCATCAATGGTGGCTACTACTACGCGCGGGTCGGTTACACCTTCTGA
- a CDS encoding SurA N-terminal domain-containing protein yields MQILLAIIIVPSFALVGLEGYKGFGDDATTIAKVAGQPVSQQEFDNALRNQLDSYRQRMGEQFDQKMFDTPEFKQNLLDQLIAERAIAAEVTRANLSVSDVQLQKAITELFGGPGTFDMERYKQILASQGLTPAMNDARMRRDLALQQLAGSVQSTGFAPRTVAKTLSDIGAQEREVQELLLPVADFVPQVKVTDAMVKAYYDKNGKFFEVPEQAKIEYVVLNSDAVMSQIAVTDAEVATYYNANQAAFTTPETRRAAHVLIGLKKGASAAETAAAKAKADAIVAELRKNPADFAKVAKAKSEDPVSAEQGGDLDIVTKGVLPAPVEAAVMKLKQGEISDAVQSEFGFHVLTVSALTPAVVKPLDAVKTEVAEALKKQKAAKKYSEMAEAFTNTVYEQSDSLKPVADKLGLKIESAANVSRNPSPMAGPAPYNNAKFLAALFSNDSISSKRNTEAVEAAPSTLIAGRIVEFKPASKRPLAEVDAAIRQRVTMEEAGKLATKAGADKLAAFKKSGDAAGFGAAKLVSRAKAEGINGLAMQEVMKADTSKLPAYVGVDVPGMGYGIYRIGKVQQPAEQDAERRKSEAEQINSIVAQQEMYEYIQLLKQRAKVKILKPIQTAVVTEVK; encoded by the coding sequence ATGCAGATTCTCCTGGCGATCATCATCGTACCTTCGTTCGCGTTAGTCGGTCTCGAGGGCTACAAAGGCTTCGGCGATGACGCCACCACGATCGCCAAAGTCGCCGGTCAACCGGTGAGCCAGCAAGAGTTCGACAACGCGCTGCGCAACCAGCTCGACAGCTATCGCCAGCGCATGGGCGAGCAGTTCGACCAGAAGATGTTCGACACGCCTGAATTCAAGCAAAACCTGCTCGACCAGCTGATCGCCGAACGCGCGATCGCCGCCGAAGTGACGCGCGCGAACCTGAGCGTCAGCGACGTCCAGCTGCAAAAGGCCATCACCGAACTGTTCGGCGGTCCGGGCACCTTCGACATGGAGCGCTACAAGCAGATCCTGGCATCCCAGGGCCTGACCCCGGCCATGAACGACGCCCGCATGCGCCGCGACCTGGCCCTGCAGCAGCTGGCCGGCTCGGTGCAAAGCACCGGTTTCGCCCCGCGCACCGTCGCCAAGACGCTGTCGGACATCGGCGCGCAGGAACGCGAAGTGCAGGAACTGCTGCTGCCGGTCGCCGATTTCGTGCCGCAGGTCAAAGTCACCGACGCGATGGTCAAGGCCTACTACGACAAGAACGGCAAGTTCTTCGAAGTGCCTGAACAGGCCAAGATCGAATACGTGGTCCTCAACAGCGACGCCGTGATGAGCCAGATCGCCGTCACCGACGCCGAAGTCGCCACCTACTACAACGCCAACCAGGCCGCTTTCACGACGCCGGAAACGCGCCGCGCCGCGCACGTGTTGATCGGCCTGAAGAAGGGCGCCAGCGCCGCCGAGACCGCCGCCGCCAAGGCCAAGGCCGACGCCATCGTCGCCGAACTGCGCAAGAACCCGGCCGACTTCGCCAAGGTCGCCAAGGCCAAGTCGGAAGATCCGGTTTCGGCCGAGCAGGGCGGCGATCTGGACATCGTCACCAAGGGCGTGCTGCCGGCGCCGGTCGAAGCTGCCGTCATGAAGCTCAAGCAGGGCGAGATCAGCGACGCGGTGCAATCGGAGTTCGGCTTCCACGTGCTGACCGTCAGCGCGCTGACCCCGGCCGTCGTCAAGCCGCTCGACGCGGTCAAGACCGAGGTGGCCGAGGCGCTGAAAAAGCAGAAGGCCGCCAAGAAGTATTCGGAAATGGCTGAAGCGTTCACCAACACCGTCTACGAGCAGTCCGACAGCCTGAAACCGGTCGCCGACAAGCTGGGCCTGAAAATCGAAAGCGCCGCCAACGTCTCGCGCAATCCATCGCCGATGGCCGGCCCGGCGCCGTACAACAACGCCAAGTTCCTGGCCGCGCTGTTCTCGAACGACTCGATCAGCAGCAAGCGCAACACCGAAGCGGTGGAAGCCGCGCCGAGCACCTTGATCGCCGGTCGCATCGTCGAATTCAAGCCTGCCTCGAAGCGTCCGTTGGCCGAAGTCGATGCCGCGATCCGTCAGCGCGTGACGATGGAAGAAGCCGGCAAGCTGGCCACCAAAGCCGGCGCCGACAAACTGGCGGCCTTCAAGAAATCGGGCGACGCCGCCGGCTTCGGCGCGGCCAAGCTGGTCTCGCGCGCCAAGGCCGAAGGCATCAACGGCCTGGCGATGCAGGAAGTCATGAAAGCCGACACCAGCAAGCTGCCGGCCTACGTCGGCGTGGACGTGCCGGGCATGGGCTACGGCATCTACCGCATCGGCAAGGTGCAGCAGCCTGCCGAGCAGGACGCCGAGCGCCGCAAATCGGAAGCCGAGCAGATCAACAGCATCGTCGCGCAGCAGGAGATGTACGAATACATCCAGTTGCTCAAGCAGCGCGCCAAGGTCAAGATCCTCAAGCCGATTCAGACCGCGGTGGTCACCGAAGTAAAATAA
- a CDS encoding HU family DNA-binding protein, producing the protein MNKTELIDHIATSADISKAAAARALDAVIDGVTTTLQNNDSVTLVGFGTFSVSERAARTGRNPRTKEEITIEAAKVPKFKAGKALKDAVN; encoded by the coding sequence TTGAATAAGACTGAATTGATCGACCATATTGCCACTTCCGCTGACATCTCGAAAGCTGCCGCTGCGCGCGCGCTGGACGCGGTGATCGACGGCGTGACCACGACCCTGCAAAACAACGACAGCGTGACCTTGGTCGGCTTTGGTACCTTCTCCGTGAGCGAACGCGCTGCCCGTACCGGCCGCAATCCGCGCACCAAGGAAGAGATCACCATCGAAGCAGCAAAAGTTCCTAAATTTAAAGCTGGTAAAGCTTTGAAAGATGCTGTAAACTAA
- the lon gene encoding endopeptidase La, translating to MTTSKLTEQTQLPLLPLRDVVVFPHMVIPLFVGRPKSIKALEAAMEQGKSIMLAAQKAAAKDEPSASDIYEIGCVANILQMLKLPDGTVKVLVEGSQRARINRITDAPTHFVADLTPLDSELGDDSEIEAMRRAIVQQFDQYVKLNKKIPPEILASLSGIDDAGRLADTVAAHLPLKLEQKQVILEIFSVAKRLEHLLGQLEGELDILQVEKRIRGRVKRQMEKSQREYYLNEQVKAIQKELGEGEDGADLDELEKKVALAKMPKEALDKATAELKKLKLMSPMSAEATVVRNYIDTLVSLPWKKKSKVNNDLTNAEKVLEGDHYGLDKVKERILEYLAVQQRVDKLKAPILCFVGPPGVGKTSLGQSIARATNRKFVRMALGGVRDEAEIRGHRRTYIGSMPGKVLQSLAKVGVRNPLFLLDEIDKMGADFRGDPSSALLEVLDPEQNHTFSDHYIEVDFDLSDVMFVATSNSYNIPPALLDRMEVIRLSGYTEDEKTSIAQRYLLPKQIKNNGLKEDEIAVSEAALRDIIRYYTREAGVRSLEREVSKICRKVVKMLLLKKSEKKVAVTPKNLDKFLGVRRYDFGVAEKENQIGQVVGLAWTEVGGDLLTIEAVQMPGKGGVIRTGTLGDVMKESIEAARTVVRSRANRLGIKNEVFEKSDIHIHVPEGATPKDGPSAGAAMTVAMVSVFTGIPVRADVAMTGEITLRGEVLPIGGLKEKLLAAQRGGIKTVLIPEQNVKDLADIPDNVKNKLEIVPVRWIDKVLEIALERLPDPLTETAPVEAVAAAAAKADGQTEVVKH from the coding sequence ATGACAACTTCCAAATTAACAGAGCAAACTCAACTGCCGTTATTGCCCCTGCGGGACGTTGTAGTTTTCCCGCATATGGTGATACCGCTGTTCGTAGGTCGCCCGAAATCGATCAAGGCGCTGGAAGCCGCAATGGAGCAGGGCAAGAGCATCATGCTTGCCGCGCAAAAAGCTGCGGCCAAGGACGAACCTTCTGCGTCCGATATCTATGAGATCGGCTGCGTGGCCAATATTCTGCAAATGCTGAAGCTGCCCGACGGTACCGTGAAGGTGCTGGTCGAGGGTTCGCAGCGCGCGCGCATCAACCGCATCACCGACGCGCCGACGCACTTCGTTGCCGACCTGACGCCGCTCGATTCCGAGCTGGGCGACGATTCGGAAATCGAAGCGATGCGCCGCGCCATCGTTCAGCAGTTCGACCAGTACGTCAAACTGAACAAAAAGATCCCGCCTGAAATCCTCGCTTCGCTGTCGGGCATCGACGACGCCGGCCGCCTGGCCGACACCGTCGCCGCGCACCTGCCGCTGAAGCTCGAGCAGAAACAGGTGATCCTGGAAATCTTCAGCGTCGCCAAGCGCCTGGAACATCTGCTGGGCCAGCTGGAAGGCGAACTCGACATTCTGCAGGTCGAGAAGCGCATCCGTGGCCGCGTCAAGCGCCAGATGGAAAAATCGCAGCGCGAGTACTACCTGAACGAGCAGGTCAAGGCCATCCAGAAGGAACTGGGCGAGGGCGAGGACGGCGCCGACCTGGACGAGCTGGAGAAAAAGGTCGCGCTGGCCAAGATGCCAAAAGAGGCATTGGACAAGGCCACCGCCGAACTGAAAAAACTCAAACTGATGTCGCCGATGTCGGCCGAAGCCACTGTCGTGCGCAACTACATCGACACCCTGGTCAGCCTGCCCTGGAAGAAAAAATCCAAGGTCAACAACGACCTGACCAACGCTGAAAAAGTGCTCGAGGGCGATCACTACGGCCTGGACAAGGTTAAAGAACGCATCCTGGAATATCTCGCGGTGCAACAGCGGGTCGACAAACTGAAAGCGCCGATCCTGTGCTTCGTCGGTCCTCCTGGTGTGGGTAAAACCTCGCTGGGCCAGTCGATCGCCCGCGCCACGAACCGCAAGTTCGTGCGCATGGCACTCGGCGGCGTGCGCGACGAGGCCGAGATCCGCGGCCACCGCCGCACCTACATCGGCTCGATGCCGGGCAAGGTGCTGCAGTCGCTGGCGAAAGTCGGCGTGCGCAATCCGCTGTTCCTGCTGGACGAGATCGACAAGATGGGCGCGGACTTCCGCGGCGATCCGTCGTCGGCCCTGCTCGAGGTGCTGGACCCTGAACAGAACCACACGTTCTCGGACCATTACATCGAAGTCGACTTCGATCTGTCCGACGTGATGTTCGTGGCGACGTCGAACTCGTACAACATCCCGCCGGCGCTGCTGGACCGCATGGAAGTCATCCGCCTGTCCGGTTACACGGAAGACGAGAAGACCAGCATCGCCCAGCGTTACTTGTTGCCTAAGCAGATCAAGAACAACGGTCTGAAGGAAGACGAGATCGCCGTCAGCGAAGCCGCCTTGCGCGACATCATTCGCTATTACACCCGCGAAGCCGGCGTACGTTCGCTGGAACGCGAAGTGTCGAAGATCTGCCGCAAGGTTGTCAAGATGCTGCTGCTGAAGAAGTCGGAGAAGAAAGTCGCCGTCACGCCGAAAAACCTGGACAAGTTCCTGGGCGTGCGCCGCTACGACTTCGGCGTGGCCGAGAAAGAGAATCAGATCGGCCAGGTCGTCGGTCTGGCATGGACCGAAGTGGGCGGCGATCTGCTGACCATCGAGGCGGTGCAGATGCCGGGCAAGGGCGGCGTGATCCGCACGGGTACGTTGGGCGACGTGATGAAAGAGTCGATCGAAGCGGCCCGCACCGTGGTGCGCAGCCGTGCCAACCGCCTCGGCATCAAGAACGAAGTGTTCGAGAAGAGCGACATCCACATCCACGTGCCGGAAGGCGCGACGCCTAAGGACGGTCCTTCGGCCGGCGCGGCGATGACGGTGGCGATGGTGTCGGTATTCACGGGCATTCCGGTGCGCGCCGACGTGGCCATGACGGGCGAAATCACCCTCCGCGGCGAAGTGTTGCCGATCGGTGGCCTCAAAGAGAAGCTGCTGGCGGCCCAGCGCGGTGGCATCAAGACCGTGCTGATCCCGGAGCAGAACGTCAAGGACCTGGCCGACATCCCGGACAATGTCAAAAACAAACTGGAAATCGTGCCGGTGCGTTGGATCGACAAAGTGCTGGAAATCGCGCTGGAACGCCTGCCTGATCCACTGACGGAAACCGCGCCGGTGGAAGCGGTGGCCGCTGCGGCCGCCAAAGCCGACGGCCAAACAGAAGTGGTAAAACACTAA